The Alosa sapidissima isolate fAloSap1 chromosome 8, fAloSap1.pri, whole genome shotgun sequence genome contains a region encoding:
- the fgf17 gene encoding fibroblast growth factor 17, with amino-acid sequence MYGINQHCFYLSFHFFVVWCHAQGENHPSPNFNQYVREQGTLTDQLSRRQVRVYQLYSRTSGKHVQIQGRRVTATAEDGNNFARLFVETDTFGSRVRIKGAESGRYLCMNRRGKLVGKKASGRGRDCIFTEIVLENNYTAFQNAKYEGWYVAFTRKGRPIKASKTRQNQREVHFIKRLHKGPPPFPNTDRLKHFEFISFPPTRRAKRNRKPHKVE; translated from the exons ATGTATGGGATCAATCAGCACTGTTTTTACTT ATCATTTCACTTCTTCGTGGTGTGGTGCCAtgcacag GGGGAGAATCACCCTTCTCCTAATTTTAACCAGTATGTGAGGGAACAGGGGACGTTGACAGACCAGCTCAGCCGGCGGCAGGTCCGAGTCTACCAGCTCTACAGTCGGACCAGCGGGAAGCACGTCCAGATCCAGGGCCGGAGAGTCACCGCTACAGCAGAGGATGGCAACAATTTTG CAAGGTTGTTTGTAGAGACAGACACCTTTGGTAGCAGGGTTCGCATCAAAGGTGCTGAAAGTGGGCGATATCTATGTATGAATCGCCGTGGGAAACTGGTTGGGAAG AAA GCCAGTGGTAGAGGCAGAGACTGCATCTTCACAGAGATTGTCCTGGAGAACAACTACACAGCCTTCCAGAATGCCAAGTATGAGGGCTGGTACGTGGCCTTCACCAGGAAAGGCAGGCCCATCAAGGCCTCCAAGACCAGGCAGAACCAGAGGGAGGTGCATTTCATCAAGAGACTCCATAAGGGCCCACCGCCATTCCCCAACACAGACCGACTCAAACACTTTGAGTTCATCAGCTTCCCACCGACACGCCGGGCCAAGCGGAACAGGAAGCCTCATAAAGTTGAATGA
- the tubb2b gene encoding tubulin beta-2b chain, with translation MREIVHLQAGQCGNQIGAKFWEVISDEHGIDPTGTYHGDSDLQLDRINVYYNEASGGKYVPRAVLVDLEPGTMDSVRSGPFGQVFRPDNFVFGQSGAGNNWAKGHYTEGAELVDSVLDVVRKEAESCDCLQGFQLTHSLGGGTGSGMGTLLISKIREEYPDRIMNTFSVVPSPKVSDTVVEPYNATLSVHQLVENTDETYCIDNEALYDICFRTLKLTTPSYGDLNHLVSATMSGVTTCLRFPGQLNADLRKLAVNMVPFPRLHFFMPGFAPLTSRGSQQYRSLTVPELTQQMFDAKNMMAACDPRHGRYLTVAAIFRGRMSMKEVDEQMLNVQNKNSSYFVEWIPNNVKTAVCDIPPRGLKMAATFIGNSTAIQELFKRISEQFTAMFRRKAFLHWYTGEGMDEMEFTEAESNMNDLVSEYQQYQDATADEEGEFEEEEGEAELA, from the exons ATGAGGGAAATTGTGCATCTTCAGGCTGGTCAGTGTGGTAACCAGATTGGTGCCAAG TTCTGGGAAGTCATCAGTGACGAGCATGGTATTGACCCCACTGGAACTTATCATGGCGACAGTGATCTTCAGCTGGACAGGATCAATGTCTATTACAATGAAGCATCAG GTGGCAAGTATGTGCCTCGTGCTGTGCTGGTGGACTTGGAACCTGGAACCATGGACTCCGTAAGGTCTGGACCTTTTGGACAGGTCTTCAGACCTGATAACTTCGTCTTCG GCCAGAGTGGTGCTGGTAACAACTGGGCCAAGGGCCACTACACTGAGGGAGCTGAGCTGGTTGACTCTGTGCTCGATGTGGTGAGGAAGGAGGCTGAGAGCTGTGACTGTCTTCAGGGTTTCCAGCTCACCCACTCCCTGGGTGGTGGTACTGGCTCCGGTATGGGCACCCTGCTCATCAGCAAGATCCGGGAAGAGTACCCCGACCGCATCATGAACACATTCAGCGTTGTGCCCTCGCCTAAGGTGTCAGACACAGTCGTCGAGCCATACAACGCCACACTGTCTGTGCACCAGCTTGTAGAGAACACAGACGAGACCTACTGCATTGACAACGAAGCCCTGTACGACATTTGCTTCCGTACCCTCAAGCTCACCACTCCCTCTTATGGTGACCTCAACCACCTGGTGTCTGCCACCATGAGCGGTGTGACCACCTGTCTCAGGTTCCCTGGCCAGCTGAACGCAGATCTGCGCAAGCTTGCTGTCAACATGGTACCATTCCCCCGTCTGCACTTCTTCATGCCTGGTTTTGCCCCCCTGACCAGCAGGGGGAGCCAGCAGTACCGCTCCCTCACTGTGCCTGAGCTGACCCAGCAGATGTTTGATGCCAAGAACATGATGGCAGCCTGTGACCCACGCCACGGTCGCTACCTCACCGTTGCTGCTATCTTCCGTGGCCGTATGTCCATGAAGGAGGTGGATGAGCAGATGCTCAATGTCCAGAACAAGAACAGCAGCTACTTCGTGGAATGGATCCCCAACAACGTCAAGACCGCTGTTTGCGACATTCCCCCCCGTGGCCTCAAGATGGCTGCCACCTTCATTGGCAACAGCACCGCCATCCAGGAGCTGTTCAAGCGCATCTCAGAGCAGTTTACTGCCATGTTCCGTCGCAAGGCTTTCCTCCATTGGTACACCGGAGAGGGCATGGATGAGATGGAGTTCACCGAGGCAGAGAGCAACATGAATGACCTGGTGTCTGAATACCAGCAGTACCAGGATGCCACCGCTGATGAGGAAGGAGAgtttgaggaagaggagggcgaAGCTGAGCTGGCCTAA
- the bcl2l16 gene encoding BCL2 like 16, with the protein MGLSDEPSGGRGRNSPDPLVREAYLMAYDYLAYVTSPPGAYLPPPPCPAASALRHAGDELLIRFPIFFRRWPRVFQDVTESTACPMLTAILDEHFGPAAPGGRRRDLAWSAVLSVYVLAGQMALHCHDNGMDGVLPQLQECVGAYVERVICPEIREHGGWSGFISRFGVKQSFEGQVKRVCYWTLLMLTTGILTYFLWKRRMG; encoded by the exons ATGGGCCTATCAGATGAACCATCAGGGGGCCGCGGCCGTAACAGTCCAGACCCTTTGGTCAGAGAGGCCTACCTGATGGCCTACGACTACCTTGCCTACGTGACATCCCCGCCTGGTGCgtacctccctccccctccctgtcCGGCGGCATCCGCGCTTAGGCACGCCGGCGACGAACTCCTCATCCGGTTTCCCATCTTCTTCCGCCGCTGGCCGCGTGTCTTCCAGGATGTGACGGAGAGCACGGCCTGCCCCATGCTCACGGCCATCCTGGACGAGCACTTTGGCCCTGCTGCCCCGGGCGGGCGCCGAAGAGACCTGGCCTGGAGTGCTGTGCTGTCGGTGTATGTGCTGGCCGGACAGATGGCCCTGCACTGCCATGACAATGGCATGGATGGCGTGCTGCCACAGCTGCAGGAGTGTGTGGGAGCGTACGTAGAGAGGGTGATCTGTCCTGAGATCAGGGAACACGGGGGATGG TCTGGTTTTATATCTCGCTTTGGGGTAAAACAGAGCTTCGAAGGTCAAGTGAAAAGAGTATGCTATTGGACTTTACTAATGTTAACCACAGGCATCCTCACCTACTTCCTTTGGAAAAGAAGAATGGGTTGA